In Intestinibacillus sp. Marseille-P6563, a single genomic region encodes these proteins:
- a CDS encoding alanine/glycine:cation symporter family protein has translation MDQLAQTVSTISGFVWNNLLLYLLVGTGILFSVRTRFVQVRKFGEGFRRMFGGFSLNGKKADHEGMSSFQALTTAIAAQVGTGNITGCATALYSGGPGAIFWMWLSAFFGMSTIYGEAILAQKFKTTDETGHVTGGPIYYIKARFTGKFGKALAGFFSLAIIFALGFTGNMVQSNSIGDACHTAFGIPKLAIGIVVAVIAGFIFLGGVKRIASVTEKLVPVMAVFYIIGCVIILIINRAVLLDAIQSTFVAAFDPQAVLGGAVGISVREAMRYGVARGLFSNEAGMGSTPHAHALAKVEKPQDQGVIAMIGVFIDTFIVLTLTALVILTSGQLQAGVEGGLQGTQLAQAAFQSAFGSFGNVFIAICMLFFAFSTIIGWYFFGETNVKALFGAKATKIYAAIVVVFVVLGSTLKVDLVWNLSDLFNALMVFPNLIALLALSGIVSRAAKGGDVLKDNNLSFFNKKK, from the coding sequence ATGGATCAATTAGCGCAAACCGTCAGCACCATCAGCGGCTTTGTCTGGAACAATCTGCTGCTGTATCTGCTGGTCGGCACCGGTATCCTCTTCTCCGTGCGTACCCGCTTCGTGCAGGTGCGCAAGTTCGGCGAAGGCTTCCGTCGTATGTTCGGCGGCTTTTCGCTCAACGGCAAAAAGGCTGACCACGAAGGCATGTCCTCCTTCCAGGCTCTGACCACCGCCATTGCCGCGCAGGTCGGTACCGGTAACATCACCGGCTGTGCAACCGCTCTGTATTCGGGCGGCCCGGGCGCCATCTTCTGGATGTGGCTGTCCGCTTTCTTCGGCATGTCCACCATCTATGGCGAAGCCATTCTGGCTCAGAAGTTCAAGACCACCGATGAGACCGGTCATGTAACCGGCGGCCCGATCTACTACATCAAGGCACGCTTTACCGGCAAATTCGGCAAGGCGCTGGCTGGCTTCTTCTCGCTGGCGATCATCTTTGCGCTGGGCTTTACCGGCAATATGGTGCAGTCCAACTCGATCGGCGATGCCTGCCACACGGCGTTTGGCATCCCGAAGCTGGCCATCGGTATCGTCGTGGCTGTGATTGCAGGCTTTATCTTCCTGGGCGGCGTCAAGCGCATTGCCTCGGTCACCGAAAAGCTAGTACCGGTTATGGCGGTATTCTATATCATTGGCTGTGTGATCATTCTGATCATCAATCGTGCAGTTTTGCTCGACGCCATCCAGTCGACCTTCGTCGCAGCCTTTGACCCGCAGGCAGTGCTCGGCGGCGCGGTCGGTATCTCGGTACGCGAAGCCATGCGTTATGGTGTTGCCCGCGGCCTGTTCTCCAACGAAGCCGGTATGGGTTCCACCCCCCACGCCCATGCGCTGGCTAAGGTAGAAAAGCCGCAGGATCAGGGCGTTATCGCCATGATCGGTGTATTCATCGATACCTTCATCGTGCTGACGCTGACCGCTCTGGTCATCCTCACCTCGGGCCAGCTTCAGGCTGGTGTGGAAGGCGGTTTGCAGGGCACCCAGCTTGCACAGGCAGCGTTCCAGTCGGCCTTCGGCTCGTTTGGCAATGTCTTTATCGCCATCTGCATGCTGTTCTTTGCATTCTCGACCATCATCGGCTGGTACTTCTTCGGCGAAACCAACGTCAAAGCGCTCTTTGGCGCAAAGGCGACCAAGATCTATGCCGCTATCGTCGTCGTATTCGTCGTTCTTGGCTCCACGCTCAAGGTCGATTTGGTCTGGAACCTGTCCGACCTGTTCAATGCACTGATGGTATTCCCCAACCTCATCGCGCTGCTGGCGCTTTCGGGCATCGTATCCCGGGCTGCTAAGGGCGGCGATGTGCTCAAGGATAACAACCTGTCCTTCTTCAACAAGAAAAAGTAA
- a CDS encoding DUF6442 family protein has translation MDRKEILTRAQAQAGKTDEGQRYFQNRASAIGAVAFTLSAIALMLVSGLHGRKITEILILYWVYLSTTCFVDFYYTRRKVQCVTGIFSLLMLVYYLSMYVRSVFL, from the coding sequence ATGGATCGCAAGGAAATTCTCACCCGCGCCCAGGCCCAAGCCGGAAAGACCGACGAAGGGCAACGATATTTTCAAAACCGCGCCAGCGCAATCGGTGCCGTGGCCTTTACCCTGTCCGCAATTGCCCTGATGCTGGTCAGCGGTCTGCATGGCCGTAAAATCACGGAGATCCTGATTCTATACTGGGTATACTTGTCCACAACCTGCTTTGTGGATTTCTATTATACCCGCCGCAAAGTCCAGTGTGTGACCGGCATCTTTTCCCTGCTGATGCTGGTATACTACCTAAGTATGTATGTGCGGAGTGTATTTCTATGA
- a CDS encoding helix-turn-helix transcriptional regulator: MSERENNLILQNRLRMARAEKRLSQGDLAQMVGVSRQTISSIENLQFCPSAKLALLLCLALEKRFEELFYFE; encoded by the coding sequence ATGAGCGAACGGGAAAATAACCTGATCCTGCAAAACCGGCTGCGGATGGCACGCGCCGAAAAGCGTCTAAGTCAGGGAGATTTGGCGCAGATGGTCGGGGTATCCCGTCAGACGATCAGTTCGATTGAAAATTTGCAATTCTGCCCCAGCGCCAAGCTTGCGCTCCTGCTGTGTCTAGCCCTGGAGAAACGCTTTGAAGAGTTGTTTTATTTTGAGTAA
- a CDS encoding helix-turn-helix transcriptional regulator, whose protein sequence is MRMLKTRIKEFRAARDMDQATLAGLVGVRRETIGRLEKGQYNPSLKLAMDIAKVFGVTVEDLFSFEE, encoded by the coding sequence ATTCGTATGTTAAAAACACGCATCAAAGAATTCCGCGCTGCGCGGGATATGGACCAGGCCACGCTGGCGGGACTCGTCGGCGTGCGGCGGGAAACCATCGGCCGACTGGAAAAGGGGCAATATAACCCCTCTCTCAAGCTGGCAATGGATATTGCCAAAGTGTTTGGCGTGACGGTGGAAGACCTCTTTTCGTTTGAAGAATAA
- a CDS encoding magnesium transporter CorA family protein, whose amino-acid sequence MIEYFKTMAGRVVPIKGPEHGCWINVVHPTSEELSRIISQTGVEEDFVYAALDPEESSRVEIEDDQVLMIVDIPTVEKEKENDEGSQIFGTIPMGIVILSGTVITICLQDTVILRSIAEGAVKDIHISLKARFVFQILLRVAGRFLKNLRLIERDFTKIEKRLYDSLKNEELIQLLGLSKSLVYFSASLKANEVTMEKVLRGRVLKLYEDDRDILEDALIEIRQAIEMSNIYSSILAGTMDAYASVVSNNLNIIMKVLTVITIIMTIPNIIFGFYGMNIEGSGLPLAAFWWLPVLLAALGMTGAWLYLKKNNLN is encoded by the coding sequence ATGATTGAATACTTCAAGACAATGGCTGGGCGTGTTGTGCCCATCAAAGGCCCGGAGCACGGCTGCTGGATCAATGTCGTGCATCCAACTTCGGAAGAACTGAGCCGCATCATCTCGCAAACGGGCGTGGAAGAGGACTTTGTGTATGCAGCCCTCGACCCGGAAGAGAGCTCGCGTGTGGAGATCGAGGACGATCAGGTCCTCATGATCGTGGACATTCCGACCGTGGAGAAGGAAAAGGAAAATGACGAAGGCAGCCAGATTTTTGGTACCATCCCAATGGGCATCGTCATCCTGTCCGGCACGGTCATCACCATTTGCTTGCAGGACACGGTCATCCTGCGGTCGATCGCCGAAGGCGCGGTCAAGGACATCCATATTTCGCTCAAGGCACGGTTTGTGTTCCAGATCCTGCTGCGCGTAGCTGGACGGTTCCTGAAAAATCTGCGCTTAATCGAGCGCGACTTTACTAAAATCGAGAAAAGATTGTATGACTCGCTCAAAAACGAGGAGCTCATCCAATTGCTTGGTCTGTCCAAATCGCTGGTTTACTTCTCCGCATCCCTCAAAGCCAACGAAGTGACCATGGAAAAGGTCCTGCGCGGGCGGGTACTCAAGCTGTACGAGGACGACCGCGACATCCTCGAAGACGCCCTGATCGAAATTCGACAGGCGATCGAGATGTCAAACATCTACTCGAGCATTTTGGCGGGCACCATGGACGCCTATGCGTCGGTGGTATCCAACAACCTGAACATCATTATGAAGGTGCTGACGGTCATCACCATCATCATGACTATCCCCAATATCATCTTTGGCTTCTATGGTATGAATATCGAGGGCAGCGGTTTGCCGCTGGCGGCTTTTTGGTGGCTGCCGGTGCTGCTCGCTGCATTGGGCATGACAGGTGCCTGGCTCTATCTTAAGAAAAACAATCTGAACTGA
- the ftsZ gene encoding cell division protein FtsZ, with product MSFKFEETMDNVVNIKVIGIGGGGNNAVNHMITSGMQGVEFIAINTDKQVLNHSQAGTKIQIGEKLTKGQGAGSNPAIGQKAAEESKDEITAALEGADMVFITAGMGGGTGTGAAPVVAEIAHNMGILTVGVVTRPFSFEGKKRIDQALQGIEALRENVDSLVIIPNERLKLVSDQKITFKNAFDIADSVLRQAVSNISDLITVPGFINLDFADVTSVMKDAGFAHIGTGKAAGKEKAAEAAKMAISSPLLETSIENARGVILSIIGSDDIGLDEVETAAGMVQQAAHPDAHIIFGASIDEELDDELRVVVIATGFDKVPNSAVGPEDNQAGASPYAGARGKAEKDAKDKDAAASADPFQAIMDIFNHSNTL from the coding sequence ATGAGCTTTAAATTCGAAGAGACCATGGATAATGTGGTAAATATTAAAGTAATCGGTATTGGCGGCGGCGGCAACAACGCAGTCAATCACATGATTACGAGCGGCATGCAGGGCGTGGAGTTCATTGCGATCAACACGGACAAGCAGGTGCTCAACCACTCCCAGGCAGGTACCAAAATCCAGATCGGCGAAAAGCTGACCAAGGGCCAGGGCGCAGGTTCCAATCCGGCCATCGGCCAGAAGGCTGCCGAAGAAAGCAAGGACGAGATCACCGCAGCACTCGAAGGCGCGGATATGGTCTTCATCACCGCCGGCATGGGCGGCGGCACCGGCACCGGCGCAGCGCCGGTCGTTGCGGAGATCGCACACAACATGGGCATCCTGACCGTTGGCGTTGTGACCCGTCCGTTCAGCTTTGAAGGCAAGAAGCGCATCGATCAGGCGCTCCAGGGCATTGAGGCGCTGCGTGAAAACGTCGACTCCCTGGTCATCATCCCGAACGAACGCCTGAAGCTGGTTTCCGACCAGAAGATCACGTTCAAGAATGCATTCGACATCGCCGACAGCGTTCTGCGTCAGGCGGTATCCAATATTTCCGACCTTATCACCGTACCGGGCTTCATCAACCTGGACTTCGCAGACGTTACCAGCGTCATGAAGGATGCCGGCTTTGCACACATCGGTACCGGTAAGGCTGCTGGTAAGGAAAAGGCTGCCGAAGCTGCCAAGATGGCGATTTCCAGCCCGCTGCTGGAAACCTCGATCGAAAACGCCCGCGGCGTCATTCTTTCCATCATCGGTTCGGACGACATCGGTCTGGACGAAGTCGAAACCGCAGCTGGTATGGTACAGCAGGCAGCGCATCCGGACGCACACATCATCTTCGGTGCTTCGATCGACGAAGAGCTGGATGACGAACTGCGTGTCGTTGTCATTGCAACTGGCTTTGACAAGGTGCCGAACTCGGCCGTTGGTCCGGAGGACAACCAGGCAGGCGCTAGCCCGTATGCTGGTGCACGCGGCAAGGCAGAGAAGGATGCCAAGGATAAGGACGCAGCTGCATCGGCTGACCCGTTCCAGGCAATTATGGACATCTTCAACCACAGCAATACGCTGTAA
- a CDS encoding cell division protein FtsQ/DivIB, with translation MSKKRARPRRQRTLPPGNQPAVGQQMPPDGAPMQQPVQADRPAAKPRKRRRKVPVQQLSRSERQRRQVKRSFRRKVTRRLVFLLLTLGMAFLAVTIFFRVNTLDITGTPHYSAEEISKVLGVEKGDNLFTFRTGALEKKILKKYPYLSDVSVERQLPDTLAVKATDAVPVVALDMQGGGYFLADADGKLLEQTAQIPEGVASVTGVILSDATPGHFLSSEDTDRAAPLIALTQALEKQKMISDVDFINVSALYDVRFSYQGRLDVRLGETTQLTEKLRMLERIVQDELSPSDVNIVYLSDPTTAYCPPTTPDQIEQSALPIAEEIPTTELIEPAASGSS, from the coding sequence ATGAGCAAAAAACGAGCACGCCCCCGTCGGCAGCGCACGCTGCCGCCTGGGAATCAGCCGGCTGTGGGGCAACAAATGCCGCCGGACGGCGCGCCGATGCAGCAGCCTGTCCAGGCCGATCGTCCGGCCGCCAAACCGCGCAAAAGGCGCCGCAAAGTCCCGGTGCAGCAGTTATCCCGTTCGGAACGCCAGCGCCGGCAGGTCAAGCGTAGCTTCCGGCGGAAGGTGACCCGGCGACTGGTCTTTTTGCTTTTGACGCTGGGCATGGCGTTTTTGGCAGTTACGATTTTCTTCCGGGTCAATACCCTGGACATTACCGGCACCCCCCACTATTCTGCTGAAGAGATTTCCAAAGTGCTGGGCGTGGAAAAAGGGGACAACCTCTTTACCTTCCGCACGGGCGCATTGGAAAAAAAGATTTTGAAAAAATATCCCTATTTGAGTGATGTATCGGTCGAGCGGCAGCTTCCCGATACACTGGCCGTCAAGGCGACCGATGCGGTGCCGGTTGTGGCGCTGGATATGCAGGGCGGTGGATATTTTCTGGCCGATGCCGATGGCAAACTGCTGGAACAGACCGCCCAAATCCCGGAAGGGGTGGCCAGTGTCACGGGCGTGATCTTGAGTGACGCGACCCCCGGACATTTTTTGTCCAGCGAGGATACCGACCGCGCTGCACCGCTGATCGCGCTGACCCAGGCACTGGAAAAGCAGAAGATGATCAGCGACGTCGATTTTATCAATGTATCGGCGCTGTATGATGTGCGTTTCAGTTATCAGGGCCGCCTGGATGTGCGGCTGGGCGAAACCACACAGTTGACCGAAAAGCTGCGTATGCTGGAACGCATTGTGCAGGACGAGCTATCGCCGTCGGATGTCAACATTGTATACCTGAGCGACCCGACCACCGCCTATTGTCCGCCCACCACGCCCGATCAGATCGAACAGTCGGCGCTGCCGATTGCGGAAGAGATTCCGACGACCGAACTGATCGAACCGGCAGCAAGCGGGTCTTCTTAA
- the murG gene encoding undecaprenyldiphospho-muramoylpentapeptide beta-N-acetylglucosaminyltransferase — protein sequence MKLYITGGGTGGHVTPGLAIARYFQQKRPDTEVRFAGTSKGIESKLVPREGYPLDILEITGLRRSMSPKAIGHNLNAMYQTLTAQNKAKKLLKTHRPDCVIGCGGYVSFPIVSAAQKMGIPTVLLEVNALPGVTTKMLAKKAKKVLICFEEARALLGGGDNIFMTGSPVRTEIVFADRERARKKCGLTENDRMVVSFWGSMGAKYMNEHMADMLAWEAKEGTTFRHVHATGSAAYRWLPQMVRDKGVELEKHPNIRLTEYIYDMADQMAAADLIICRAGAATIGELCALGRASIMVPSPYVAENHQEKNARALEKAGACQVLLEKEASGEKLLAMTSALLADDAGRQAMAKQAAKLATLDAGEKIYQHILEAIGS from the coding sequence ATGAAACTGTACATCACCGGCGGCGGCACCGGCGGGCATGTCACGCCCGGTCTGGCGATCGCGCGCTATTTTCAGCAAAAGCGCCCGGATACCGAGGTGCGTTTTGCCGGGACATCCAAGGGCATTGAATCCAAGCTGGTGCCGCGGGAAGGCTATCCGCTGGATATTCTGGAGATCACCGGCCTGCGGCGCTCGATGAGCCCGAAGGCCATTGGGCACAACTTAAACGCGATGTATCAGACCCTGACGGCGCAGAACAAGGCCAAAAAGCTGCTCAAGACCCATCGGCCTGACTGCGTGATCGGCTGCGGTGGGTATGTCAGCTTTCCGATCGTGTCGGCCGCGCAGAAGATGGGCATTCCGACGGTATTGCTGGAAGTCAACGCCCTGCCCGGCGTGACCACCAAGATGCTGGCCAAAAAGGCCAAAAAGGTGCTGATCTGTTTTGAGGAAGCCCGCGCCTTGCTCGGCGGCGGGGATAACATTTTTATGACCGGTTCGCCGGTGCGCACCGAAATCGTGTTTGCCGACCGCGAACGCGCCCGTAAGAAATGCGGCCTTACGGAAAACGACCGGATGGTCGTATCGTTCTGGGGCTCCATGGGCGCCAAATACATGAACGAACATATGGCGGATATGCTCGCCTGGGAAGCCAAGGAAGGCACGACCTTCCGGCACGTCCATGCAACCGGTTCGGCGGCCTATCGCTGGCTACCGCAGATGGTGCGCGACAAGGGCGTCGAACTGGAAAAGCATCCGAATATCCGCCTGACCGAATACATTTACGACATGGCAGACCAGATGGCGGCAGCCGATCTGATCATCTGCCGCGCCGGGGCCGCGACCATTGGTGAATTGTGCGCCCTGGGCCGCGCCAGCATTATGGTGCCGTCGCCCTATGTGGCCGAAAACCATCAGGAAAAGAATGCGCGTGCGCTGGAAAAGGCAGGCGCTTGCCAGGTGCTTCTAGAAAAAGAAGCAAGCGGCGAAAAGCTACTGGCCATGACGTCGGCCCTGCTCGCCGATGATGCAGGCCGTCAGGCGATGGCAAAGCAAGCGGCCAAGCTGGCGACCCTGGATGCAGGGGAAAAGATTTATCAACACATTCTCGAGGCGATCGGTTCCTGA
- a CDS encoding FtsW/RodA/SpoVE family cell cycle protein, translated as MPRQSVQLYEPEKRAPQPVSKPRSTGHKMDLSTLIMIILLMIVGLIALFSASYPTALYKYGKPLMFLTNQSIFAAVGLAAMLFISKIDYHIYGRFQKHLFILGVGLLVLVLIPGVGVNHNNATRWLNVPGLGEFQPSEIMKTGVIISFSYYAAKAGPKIRTFRYGILPFFFALAVIAGLLYFEPHLSATMIILGVGLCILFVAGIKIWYFFPLGAAAGGAFAVAYNTPMFAHVRDRIAVWLDPFIDLTDKGWQGANSFVAIGSGGFWGLGLGQGRQKHLYLPEPQNDFVFSSWCEEVGFVGAVLVMLLFAYLIYRGFYIARNSKDKFGCLLAVGITSKLAIQTLVNLFVVSGLFPVTGASLPFFSYGGTALLVQLGEMGILLNISRHMTRESS; from the coding sequence ATGCCCAGACAATCGGTACAACTTTACGAACCGGAAAAGCGCGCGCCGCAGCCGGTCAGCAAGCCGCGCAGCACGGGACATAAGATGGACCTGAGCACGCTCATCATGATCATCCTGCTGATGATCGTGGGACTGATCGCGCTGTTTTCGGCCAGCTATCCCACGGCGCTGTATAAATACGGCAAGCCTTTGATGTTTCTCACCAACCAGAGCATCTTTGCTGCGGTCGGCTTAGCGGCCATGCTGTTTATCTCTAAGATCGATTATCACATTTACGGACGTTTTCAAAAGCATCTGTTTATCCTGGGCGTTGGATTGTTGGTGCTTGTGCTCATCCCTGGGGTGGGTGTCAACCACAACAACGCTACACGCTGGCTGAATGTCCCCGGTTTGGGCGAATTTCAGCCTTCGGAGATTATGAAGACCGGCGTTATCATCTCGTTTTCTTATTACGCCGCCAAGGCGGGGCCTAAAATTCGCACATTTCGTTATGGCATCCTGCCCTTTTTCTTTGCTCTGGCAGTCATTGCAGGCCTGCTGTACTTTGAACCCCACCTTTCGGCCACGATGATTATTTTGGGTGTAGGCCTGTGCATCCTGTTTGTTGCAGGCATTAAAATCTGGTATTTCTTCCCGCTGGGTGCAGCCGCAGGCGGTGCGTTTGCCGTCGCTTATAATACTCCCATGTTTGCCCACGTGCGCGACCGTATCGCCGTATGGCTCGACCCGTTTATCGACCTGACCGACAAGGGCTGGCAGGGCGCTAACAGCTTTGTCGCCATTGGGTCGGGCGGCTTTTGGGGCCTGGGGCTTGGCCAGGGCCGGCAGAAGCATCTGTACTTACCCGAACCGCAGAACGACTTCGTATTTTCCTCCTGGTGTGAGGAAGTCGGCTTTGTGGGTGCCGTGCTGGTCATGCTACTCTTTGCTTATCTGATTTACCGCGGATTTTATATCGCGCGCAACAGCAAGGATAAATTCGGCTGTTTGCTGGCCGTAGGCATCACGTCCAAGCTGGCGATTCAGACCCTTGTCAATTTGTTCGTTGTATCCGGCCTGTTCCCGGTTACGGGCGCAAGCCTTCCGTTTTTCAGCTATGGCGGCACAGCGTTGCTCGTTCAGCTGGGGGAAATGGGGATTCTACTCAATATATCACGCCACATGACGCGCGAAAGTTCTTAA
- the mraY gene encoding phospho-N-acetylmuramoyl-pentapeptide-transferase: MTPMMIPVLAAVIAFVVTAVLGKPVIHWLRKMKFGQKILEIGPKWHMNKQNIPTMGGFMFMIGIAVSVLVMGAYLFFGQGSVSGDTAAQGAITRFGWLPGHGAVYFSVLLIALAYGLVGMIDDWAKIKKKQNAGLTPMQKLLLQIVVAAVFLSLLRLTGGLTGNVWIPGANVTILLPWVVYLILAIVVVVGCDNAVNLTDGIDGLAASVTVPVAIFFTAVGYRQGNAGVTVFAAALAGGLLGFLIFNFNPAKVFMGDTGSLFLGGAVAGLAFACDMPLILIPVGLIYIVETLSVMLQVTYFKATHGKRLFKMAPIHHHFEMCGWSERKIVGIFTLITIVMCILAWMLVQGVL; this comes from the coding sequence ATGACACCGATGATGATTCCCGTTTTGGCGGCTGTGATCGCGTTTGTCGTGACCGCCGTGCTGGGCAAGCCGGTCATCCACTGGCTGCGTAAGATGAAGTTTGGCCAGAAGATTCTGGAGATTGGCCCCAAGTGGCATATGAACAAGCAGAACATCCCGACCATGGGCGGCTTTATGTTCATGATCGGCATTGCGGTGAGCGTGCTCGTTATGGGCGCATATCTGTTCTTTGGACAGGGCAGCGTGTCGGGCGACACCGCCGCGCAGGGGGCAATCACCCGGTTTGGGTGGCTGCCCGGCCATGGAGCGGTCTATTTTTCGGTGCTGCTCATCGCGCTGGCATATGGTCTGGTCGGCATGATTGATGACTGGGCCAAAATCAAGAAAAAGCAGAACGCGGGCCTGACCCCCATGCAGAAGCTGCTGCTGCAAATCGTGGTAGCGGCGGTCTTTCTGTCCCTGCTGCGACTGACTGGTGGCTTAACCGGCAACGTGTGGATTCCGGGCGCGAATGTGACCATTTTGCTGCCGTGGGTGGTTTATCTCATTTTGGCGATTGTGGTTGTGGTCGGCTGCGACAATGCGGTCAACCTGACCGACGGCATCGATGGCCTTGCGGCCAGCGTGACCGTTCCGGTGGCGATTTTCTTCACCGCAGTCGGCTATCGGCAGGGCAACGCGGGCGTAACCGTGTTCGCCGCCGCACTGGCAGGCGGTCTGCTCGGCTTTTTGATCTTTAACTTTAACCCCGCCAAGGTCTTTATGGGCGACACCGGTTCGCTCTTCCTGGGCGGTGCGGTCGCCGGACTGGCATTTGCGTGCGATATGCCGCTGATCCTGATCCCGGTGGGCCTGATTTATATTGTGGAAACTTTGTCGGTCATGCTGCAGGTCACCTATTTCAAGGCGACCCATGGCAAGCGTTTGTTCAAGATGGCGCCCATCCACCATCATTTTGAGATGTGCGGCTGGAGCGAACGCAAGATCGTTGGTATTTTTACACTGATTACCATTGTGATGTGCATCCTGGCGTGGATGCTGGTACAGGGCGTGCTGTAA
- a CDS encoding UDP-N-acetylmuramoyl-tripeptide--D-alanyl-D-alanine ligase, with amino-acid sequence MEKFTLSEAAAWTSGRAVGEAEIASVSKNTDEIGEGCLFLGIKGERFDGHDFIPKAIENGAVAVMSHRKDETYPVPALYVDDTRQAILDLAGGYRDQFECPVVAITGSVGKTTTRGMTASVLSQRYDTCATKGNLNNQLGLPLSVLTLEHHHDAAVFEMGMSGFGEIASMADCAKPNIAVITTIGTSHIEFLGSREGICRAKMEILLGLAARGGIAVLNGDEPLLWDKRDEIFGRKIWFGTENPDCDVRAKDIVQTEDGVKFTSVTPDGEFAAQLHLPGTHNVGNALAAIAVGFLLGLDGEEIAAGLDAFQPEGRRQKLYAKNGFTIYEDCYNASPDSMKAALKVLGTQTGRRFAVLGSMLELGDYAAEGHREAGRAAAQNADAAYLYGVHASDMAEGAREGGMKEENIQIFDSHEALAAALRAAAQEGDALLFKGSRGMRMEQALGLFLGEEV; translated from the coding sequence ATGGAGAAATTTACACTCAGCGAGGCGGCTGCCTGGACTTCGGGCCGCGCCGTAGGGGAAGCCGAAATTGCGTCGGTGTCCAAAAACACCGACGAGATTGGAGAAGGCTGCCTGTTTCTTGGCATCAAGGGCGAGCGGTTCGACGGACATGATTTTATCCCCAAGGCGATCGAAAACGGCGCCGTGGCGGTCATGAGCCACCGCAAGGACGAAACCTATCCGGTTCCGGCACTGTATGTGGACGATACCCGCCAAGCCATTTTGGATTTGGCCGGCGGATACCGGGATCAGTTTGAATGCCCGGTCGTGGCCATCACCGGTTCGGTCGGCAAGACCACCACGCGCGGCATGACCGCGTCGGTGCTGTCGCAGCGGTATGACACCTGTGCGACCAAGGGCAACCTGAACAACCAGCTTGGTCTGCCGCTGAGTGTATTGACATTGGAACACCATCACGATGCCGCTGTGTTTGAAATGGGCATGTCGGGCTTTGGCGAAATCGCCTCCATGGCCGACTGCGCCAAGCCGAACATCGCAGTCATCACCACCATCGGCACGTCGCACATCGAGTTTTTGGGCTCCCGCGAGGGTATCTGCCGTGCCAAGATGGAGATTTTGCTCGGCCTTGCCGCCCGGGGTGGCATTGCGGTCTTAAACGGCGACGAGCCGCTTCTCTGGGACAAACGCGACGAGATTTTCGGCCGAAAAATCTGGTTCGGCACCGAAAATCCGGACTGTGACGTGCGCGCGAAGGACATCGTACAGACCGAAGATGGCGTCAAGTTTACGTCCGTGACCCCGGACGGGGAATTTGCCGCGCAGCTGCACCTGCCGGGCACGCACAATGTCGGCAATGCACTGGCCGCGATTGCGGTTGGCTTCCTGCTCGGTCTGGACGGGGAGGAGATCGCCGCCGGACTGGACGCTTTCCAGCCCGAAGGACGGCGGCAGAAGCTGTATGCGAAAAACGGCTTTACGATTTATGAGGATTGTTACAACGCCAGCCCGGATTCCATGAAAGCCGCGCTCAAGGTGCTCGGCACACAGACCGGACGGCGCTTTGCTGTGCTCGGCTCCATGCTCGAGCTGGGTGACTATGCCGCAGAAGGCCACCGAGAAGCGGGCCGGGCAGCGGCACAGAATGCCGACGCGGCCTATCTCTATGGCGTGCATGCGTCCGATATGGCCGAAGGCGCACGCGAGGGCGGCATGAAAGAGGAGAACATTCAAATTTTTGACAGCCATGAGGCGCTGGCCGCTGCGCTGCGTGCTGCGGCGCAGGAAGGGGACGCGCTGCTCTTTAAGGGCAGCCGCGGTATGCGCATGGAGCAGGCGCTTGGACTGTTTCTGGGGGAGGAAGTTTAA